From the genome of Setaria viridis chromosome 1, Setaria_viridis_v4.0, whole genome shotgun sequence:
GCAGGAGCTTAGGTTTTCCTTAGTGCGTGAATTAACTAGCGCGTGGGACGTAGGGGGGTCTATGTATTTGCTTCACAGAATGCACGTAGGTGCATTTTAATTAGTCTcatcatatatatgtatatatagagagagataTACGAAGTACATCGCAAGCCGTGCACGTCGCACACGTCAACCCAataatccatccatccatttccATCTATCAGCTCTTACTAGAACAACGTAATAACCCGGCCGGTCGTGATCAATAATAATCAGACCAATCGTGGAATTCGTGATTGGTCGAGGCTGCATCGCTCGTCGATTGGCTGGGCTCGCATGTACTACACCTCGATGGATCGGTGACGACGACCCTTGCGGCTGCGTCCTCGTCCACGTGTGCGAGCTAGCCCAATCAAGCGGTGAGTGCGAATATATGCTACTCTAGCGGGTCACCTGTCAACACGTGGAGACCGGCCGTTGTCAAACCTCCTTGTCCGGCTCGCTGGCCCTAACCCCTGTCCCCTTGTGGCCTTGTACGTAATCGCTGAAACTTAAACAAGAACTCCCAGGATGCACGTATCTGCGACGACGATTGCTGTGAGCTGCTGATtcatgcatacatgcatataTGCTTTGTTCAGAGGTGTGCAGGTTTGGCAAGAAACTGATCATCACGTACATTTGTCTCCATCAGTAAGTAAATGAATACACAGCGGGCCTCACATAAAGAGTACTATACTCTTAGCATGCACAAAAAGTCTCCTGAGCATAGTTTTGACCATTGCTTGTAGTTTGTCAAAATATGTGCATCAAAAAGTTAGCATATGTATAACTTTGTACAAGTACTcttcatatatatagtgatCAGTACCATTCTTAGGTGACAGGTGCCAATAGTTTAATGCGTATATTAGTGGTCAGCATCAATTATTAAAGTCGACGCCACGTATTTTGGTCGCATCATTACCCATTTTCAGCTTCCATAACGGAGACAAGTTCTTCTTAATCTACACCAATGCCAGAAAACTTCACGTTACAAACGTGGCGTGCTCTTTATGTCGACACTGCAACGATATTTCTCTCTTTCGTTCATCTCTTCGTCGACTGGATCGTTGCAAAGATGATCTTTCGAGACGACACTGGCAATAATGATGACACTACTTTTGATTAGTTCAACAACTCCAGTAATTAACACTTTACAGCAGCTTCACCCGGGGGTACACTCACGCGCAAGGCAACAAAAGAAATGCTTCAGTGTACCACACGTAGTGACACACATCCCCTCAGCTCAATGATTTCCCATTCGCAGAGCCGGGTCAGCGTCGCCCATTTACGTTTCTTCCCCCAGCAAGAATACTCTCGTGGTCAGTGTCACAgctcatgatccatccatgttTCAAAAGAACTAGCATACGCCACTGGCACACAAATGGCAAAGCCAGCTTTACCATGCCAGGATGACACATATTTTCTTATACACACACAAGCCATATATCATACTCTATTGTACAACGACAGGATCCGTCCGCGGGTAGAGTCAATTACGCAACCGCGGAAGATCCAAATCTGCTGGTCTAGATTGGGACACACAATAATAGATCCTATGCACCATCGTAACATCAATTTGTCGGCTCTACTTTTCAACTAAATCATACAAAACTTTACCTTTCTTTCTATGTACAATAGTATAACTGATGCATCGATCCCTAATGGTAATTTTGATCTTTGGTTGAACAGCGAAGTAACTCCATATTTACAGTATACAATCTACAATTACGCACATGAGCTTTCGGCCTGTGCCTCACGAGGTCGCGGATGGCTGGCGGCGGAGCACCGGGTGGACGGTGAAGGGTCCGAATTGAGGCCTGGCGAACAAGGTGGGCACTGGCGATGGCGGTGCCACTACCGATGATGATGTGGTGATACCGGGGTGGTGAGCTGTGATGACCTTGTTATCGCAGGGGCAGACGCGGGCAGTGCTGAACCCTGATGCAGGTAGATGGCCGTAGAACGGGTACGGGGCGGTCCGCAGGGCACGCAGCTCTGCCACCTCCCTCTGAAGCCTTCGGTTCTCCTGCGCGAGCGTCTCGCAGCATCGCTTCAGATACTCGCAGTCCACCTCAGTTTGCTTCAGCTTTGTCCTGCGATGTCAAAAAAAGTTGATGATTCTAGGGCATTTGGAACTGTCACACTAGCTTAAATTGAAGTGACCACCAATGGAAAAAGGTGTGCCGTTATATTTATTACCTAGCTCTTCTGTTCTGAAACCAGACCTCCACTTGGCGTGCTCGAAGATTGAGCCGCTTTGCTAGATCACTCTTCTGCTTCTGTGACAAATAATAGTAAACACACATTTGATCAAAACACGtatcgtgaaagaagaaaaatttCATGTCTTCAATAGCTACCGACCTCTACTTTTTCAGAAGTTGATTTCCAATAGTGTTTTTTAGAATAAGAAACTTTTTTCTCAATAAACAAACCCACTCGAACAATTTCAAGCACTATTCTGTGCCTGCATGCATATAATATGCTCATGCACCACCAGTGCATGCCCTTAACTCTTACAGAACTTCCCATCAAGGACAATACATGAACTGAGTTTTCCAAGGGCAATATCTCTACTCTGCAAGTTGagctttggaaaaaaaatgaaaaaaagggggaaaaaaagaaaaggaaagagatTATGGTTTCTTGGTGACCATAAGACATTCATCCAGCGATTACAAAATAATCTGCAGCTGTAACATGCACAGCTATTAATACTTCCAgtataaaaaagaataaaaataaaatgcaaaCAATCTTTGGGTTGTACTTTACAATTACTTTCTGGTTATGTTTCATCACCTCAAATTATTTTTAGCTTATAAATTTGGATTAGGCATCACCACCTGCAACATTTTAGAGAAAAAGGAACACACACGGTACCCTTTTAGAAATCTTAACATATCAAGAATATCTTCAAAACTGTGAGGTACCATGTCCTTATGTAGGATAGGGACATGCAAGTTCTATTCAACAGATACTCGAAATATAGTAAACACAACAGGATAGGACACATACTGGGGTCAGTGTGCTGTGCTCCTTGAAGCTATCCTCCAGGAACGCAGACTGCTCCTTGGATAACCTCAGCTTCTTCCTCGCTCCCCCACCAACCCCACTATTCTCTTCATCCTCTGCAGCTTCCTGATCAGCTGCCTGCCGAACAGGAACCTCCATAGGCAAGGACGAAGTCGACAAAGATCTTCCTTGTACTGTGTCTCCATCCACCACAAAAGTGCTCACATCAAATTCTCGTCTGCACTCCTCTGAATTCAAACTCCCTATACAGAGAAGGACTCATCACTATCCAAAGAATCTGCATGCTCTGAAGCTCTTATGTACTTGACCACAACTTATCTTATATAGGTGCCTAGCTACCTACTTGGAAGGTAGAACCAAACAAACTAATGTCTAGTTTGCATATACAATTTGTCGTGTACCTATTCCTGCTGAGGCAGGCAGCAGCGGGCAGCCGAGGCTCAGCTCGACAGGTGATTCGCTGTGAAAACATGcttcaccatcttcttcctGATTATGTGCATCTTCTTCTGGTTGCTGCTGTGTCTTCTGATTGTCTTGTTCAGTTCTTTTGACAGTTCCTACGCCTAGCTCTAGCACAAGCTCGTGGTCTTCTCTTTTGCCTGCATGTGTAGGTGTCAGCACAGGCGTGGAAGCGCCCTTTGCTGGAGCTGGAGAATTCCCTAGACTAAGCTCAAGCTCCATGTAATGAATACGGAAGGGCATGAATAAATGAGCTAGTAAGCAAATAGCAAGCACTATATATATAGTGCTTTTAGGCTAATCATAGGGTTGACTGGAAGATATTATACTTTCACAGTACCAAGTACGTTAAGAATAAGATAATAGATTGGATTACTAAAATGCTTCATAGGGAGGAGACTGGCTAATCATTGTTGGGTCTAAAGTTTTATGTACCATTAACCTTTGCATTTGTTTAATTCTTCTAAGGAATAATGTACAAGGCTAAACATTTACAAAGAGGATTTCCCAAGTGTACTTTCTATATGCGTTCCACATATTCTCAATGGCGCTACTTAATTGAGCATGCAAATGATTTTCCATATGGCTCTTAAAATAACAGAACAGTAAATGCATCAACATGAGCTCTCAAGTTTTCTTATTACTATTTGCATCTCTTACAGATACAGGAGTTGTTTTTTTAACCATTTTACTACATTAAGCTACCAGAAAACCTGTGTTCTTTTCCCTAGTGATGTGGGCAAGAGCCAAGAGGCGTTTCTAATTAGCTGCAAAGAAACATGTCAGCGGTTAAATGTTTCTTAAAAGAAATGGAAATTAGAGCCAAAAAGGAGAAGAATTACTTGGCTACTTTTCCTTTGAAAGAAAAGGCATAATTGAAAGTCAAATATGCTTTGTCGTCTAGGCTTCCAATCTAAACTGTACAAACAATGATGCAGCCAACATGAGCTCTCAAGTTTTCTTATTACTATTTGCATCTCTTACAGATACAGGAGTTGTTTTTTTAACCATTTTACTACATTAGGCTACCAGAAAACCTGTGTTCTTTTCCCTAGTGATGTGGGCAAGAGCCAAGAGGCGTTTCTAATTAGCTGCAAAGAAACATATCAGCGGTTAAATGTTTCTTAAAAGAAATGGAAAGTAGAGCCAAAAAGGGGAAGAATTCTTTGGCTACTTTTCCTTTGAAAGAAAAGGCATAATTGAAAGTCAAATATGCTTTGTCGTCTAGGCTTCCAATCTAAACTGTACAAACAATGATGCAGAGTCTTTTGCTTAAATGTTATCTTGTCCTTAACTATAAGAAGATTGCTATccaaaaatatattagaatAAAAAAGTAGTGCAATAACTTATAATAAAAAAACCAAGGGAGGTATGTCTATGAATTAATCACATGACAGCAATGGGATTGAGATGAATGTGATAGATATGCTAATGCTTGATCACCAAAATCTAAACTGCAATAATCTGTAAGCAATGCTAATGGACTTTAGATACTTCACAAATAAAGTTGCCCATGAGGAATGATGTGAAACTGGAGCCTAGCGAATGAACAAGAAACTCTTCCACAGTGTAGCAAGTTATAATTTCTGTTAGTTTCACATGTCACCATTAATTCTAAAGCAGTTCTGGTTAGATAAATGACTGGGACTCCATGGTATGGATCCAATCAAAATTGATACAGAACATGTGCACGTTATATAAATCTGGACTAGCAAGCATACTTTCAAACATAGaatctcgaacacgcaggagagctgcgtatcaatatattaagaaggAGAAAGGGTATAGAACCCAAGCAAACTTACACAGGTTTTTTAGAAACAACCTGAACACCACCACACTAACCAAAAACTATTACACTTCCTTTTTCTAGGCGGTCCTGACCCAAAACTGAACCAGAAAAAACACCTACAAAAAATCGAGCTGTGGTATGAGGGCGAGGAGATGCGAAATTCGTCGAGCCCCAGCCATACCCCACAAGTGCATTTCATCTCTTATCGAAGATAGAACTTTCAAACATAGAAGTTAGATCTCCAGTAAATATGGCACTAAGTTTGTTCATTGAATATAAGTGATAAACCTCATCGATTTCAATGACATGCATGAATGCATGAGGATTACTATAAAACTGAATTTATCATTATACGGTAGTGACCTGGGTCAACCCAAGATCCTGCAGTTCAGATTATGTATGTTGCAGCAGCTTTGACTATTACTACATCAATCATTCAGCACATATGCTCAGATGTGATCCAATCATCAAAAACTCATATTCCTATTTGGATGTTAAGAGTTAAGGACAGTCTCTCTCCGCTGTACCAGCAAAAGGAAAAACTGAGCAAGACTTCCTCTGGCAGACTGCATGCCCAGACAAACATATACATTGCTTTCAGTAAAATTTCAGCAACAGCTTTCTTTGACAATAAGAACAAGTTGTATGTTTACAATATTGTTTGACTATATACTTTGCCCATCTAATACACCAAATGGTTGATTGGCAAGGTCTAGGTTATAAATTAAAAGGACCAATTGTCTCTTGACAACCTACAGGTCTGAAGTTAATAGGACAGAAAAGTTGGTGAATTAAGGTCCATTGTTTCATTCTCATCACCAAGATAACAGGTAAAAGAAACAAGATAGTTTGGTTGAGGAGCACACTTAAACTCAACAGAAAGGATGACAAGACAAATTATTTGGTTCTCCTCCTTGGTGACTTCAATATAATTCACCATGAAAGAAACAAAACCTATGATCTATGGCGTCAAAAAATCTTAAGGCATATTAATTACCTTATTCTCATTATTTTTTGAAACAAAACCTATGATCTATGGCTTCATAATCGAAAGCTCCTTTGGTTATGGATGGAAGTATCAATATATTCAACAACAATCGCTGGAATATCAcctttatttttaaaagataAGCACTTTTTATTTGATGGATCTGTTGATATTTAAGATAAACATAGCAAACAATAAAGTATTGAAGTTCTATTGGTCTGTAGCATCATTTAGGACACTTCTGCATTGAATTCAAATTTAAGAAGAAACACTTTAATGTAAACAGAGCAAAAAAACGACCACAAACAATTGTACCACATGTTTTCACGACACATCACTGTGCGCTAGAAACCTTTCAGCATTCATATTATGAAATCGATAACTCATGCAGAGAAGGATACTATCAGTTTTTGGACGTTTCTTAGCGTTTACTTTTTGTTCAGCCCAATTGTTACAAGAAACGTGTTTACTAAGTTACATTTCTCTTGTTTCTATATTAAAGCAAGAGCTTTCTTTTCCCCATTTTTCAAGGATAGTGTTCTGAAGGCCGGGTCTTGAGAAGCTGAAGACTTGATGAATGGGTTAGAAATTAAGCTCAAGGTTTCAACATGTATCTTGTACCAATACATGTCATGCCATTTTGAGTAAAGCTCATTCCTAGCTACCCACAAGGCTAAAAGACAAGGAGATGATGGAAACATGTTAAAACCATGCAACATAAGAGTACAGTGCAGTTCCACAAATAAAGATGATGCCGTAGACAGAACAGTGCTAGTATGGAAGCTTATTCTGCGTGTCACAGTCAGACACACAGCACAAAAAAATCCACAATAATCTGGACTTCAGAATTGTAAAGAGCTGATTGTTGAACTGGATTGAGATGGTTGAATTTCTGTCTCTTGACATTCAACCACGAAAAAGAAGTATCTTGTGGCACACAAGATTTTACCTTGTTAAGAAATGAGCAGCCAAATATAGTGCTGTACTGCTGTGCTACCTTCACAAACTCAGAAGATATGCACATAAATCAAATTCCTTTTATGCCATTTCATATGCTTTCTTGGTTCTGTTAGGTTTATTTAGACATGCAATTGCGAAAAACATACATTCTGCTCTTTAGTAAGGGCAAGTTGGTACACATAGCACATGGACATTCAATCAATCAATGGAAGGAAGATGGTTTCAGCACCCACATAACTCAGATCTGTTGGAAGCTTACTTGCATCGTTTATCATCTTCAAGATCAATCCAAGTCGACGAAGGACTGGTGGCAGCCATCATCGATTAGGAAATATTAATATCATTGATTCTCTATTGAAGGGGAACTGCATATGCCATAAGAAACAACTACTGTATCTGAAGGTCATTACTACAGGCTCATAAATTACCTCGATATAAATTGCCATGCTAGATTACAGGAAGTATAATATACAGTGTTCCTGCATGTAAATAGCTAAATGCCTACAGATTGAGCTGAATCAAGGAAAACGGAATAAAAGTACTCCAAACTATgatgaaaaataaacaaaatcaAGAAATACCAGCACCACTTCTTTATGTTGCGTGAAACCTTGACATTGCAAATTTCAATAGGTAGGTATTGTACATTTTGAAATTGCCAACTTCAGTCATACTTCGAAGGCAACAGAAAAGATCTGTTGGTTGACAACAACAAATGATGATAACAGTACTACTTACTCTTTGAGCTATATAGTCACCATTTTCAGTAATAACCAGTAAAGCTACACATATATAATGTATGGTGTCGACGAATAGGAAATGGATATGCATTACATTTCTTCACGGCACTGGATGCCTTGTAAAATATGAAGATTGAAACAACCCGTACAGATCTATTGTTCATGCATCACAACTATTGTTTTGAAATTAAGAAGAACATGACATGACATGCTAGCGTAACTTGCGTGTTTGTTACAGGAATTGAATTGATGTTTTCTCTATCAATTATTATCTGTGTATAATAATTCCAAAAGCAAACCACGATGACAGATAAGAATGTTGGCATCGCAACTAACAAAATTGATGTGCAATAGATACCAACTGATAATGTAACATGATTGCTTGAATAGTAAGTTGCTCCATGACTTCCCAACGGTCATTTATTTACTACTAAAGCTGAAAAGGGCAGGAGGACGCGGCACAATCACTTTCTCGCCTTGCTGGTACTGagttttttccctttcctttccttttgcaTAATAATGAGTGAATCTTTATAAATAAAACTGAATGCTCGCTCGTTTGTTTCCAGTCCAGGTCCAGTCATCATCATTCCATTCAATTCAATCATGTCCTCCCTCTGTAGCATCCTCATCATGATTGCCGTGCTGATGATCATGGTGGCATCGGCTGCTGATCCGGGACTCCTCTCGTGGTATCATGGCCGACACCGCCGCGCCCAAGTGCAAATACatctcaagaaaaagaaaaattgtacTGGACATGCACGATCAAATTTAACATTGACATTACAAGTTTGCACTTTGACCACATCTTCAACTTTTTTAACAGCAATGAATTAAATGGCATTactgtaaaaaaaacaaatatatcaTAACACGCGTTGCTTCTTTATTTACACAATGAACCTATAATGCTCTGTTCATGGATGGGTTTCCCATATGCAAGCTCACTCACCACAAAAGGTGCAGTCGCCTTCTACATAAAACCCATGTAACCTATGAACGCCCTCTTTATTTCCTTCTCATTACCGACTACCTAGCAACAAATAAGACCTGTATAAGCTATTAACCTTTACTGAGAGCATTTTGAGCAAACCTCTTCATTTCAACGTCTAATAATCTGGCAATGAAGACTGCACTTGGGAAGGTAAGTTTAATGCATGAAAGGAAGTTGTTGCACTTGAAAAGCTATGCTGGTAAGAGTAATTGGCACTATCATGAGCATGCTCCATTTCCAGTCCTGTAAGAAGGGCATTATCATAGGAATGCCACATATATTGTAATATATAGTGTATCGGCAATGGGCACTCACATTGAGGAGGCTATTGTTAagcttttcttcttctgctcATGCTTCGCGAAGAGCACGCACCCGGTTATGAATTAACTTCCTCTCCCAGTCTGCAATACCCTCAAAAGCATGTTCAGGAAGAGTCTCAAAAGGCTCTTTCAATGGATCATTCTTAGCTAGATCATAGGTTGCGGCACGGATCGCCCTCTTATTGGGTCCGCAGGGCCTTATGGAGGTTAGTTTCTTGTAAGCTGTGTTGAGCTGCATGTAATGGATACATAGTAAGAACACTTAATCTCATAGCACTGTCTGTACATCATGAGATGGAACAGACTTACATCCACATTCTCGAACCAAAACATGTAAGCAATAGCAACCGCAGGTGCTCTCCCAAGTCCAGCAGTGCAATGGACATAAATCCGCCCTTTGCGTTGTGATATAGCCCATTCTAATGCAGAAACTGCCTTAGGCAATTGTGACCTCAAGGAATCTGGGTCGAAGTCAACTGCCTGCAACCAAACAATTGTAAGCATGCACAAGAGGGCAAATGATACGAATGTATGTCACATTTGATATGTAAAAAGAACAATAAAAGACACTGATTTAGTTTTTATTTACAATATCAGGAATTCGGAGAGAATTATAAATAGATAAAATGATATGGGATCAATGAGTAAATAAGAAGCTCACCGGTCTTCTGATGTGCTTAATGCCAAGTTCTTTGCACCTGCTGAGAATAGCCAGGAAATCAATGCCCCAGTACTCAATGTCCTTGTCCTGCTGTAAACAAAGAATGTAGGCCACATTCTCTTCATTTTTCAAATGATCGATATCTTCAGGAGTTTGAGGTTGTgagccaacaatcaggctatCACTGATGACAGCATAATTCATACCTAAGTTCCAAGTGTAGGAATTAGTTTTCCATGACAAAGCAcatgtcttcttttttttaaagatggAATCACACGTCTTGGGCTATAGTAAATTATTATTGCATCTAGAACTGCAACTTACTAAAAACAGACTAAATTTACAGAAGGAAGCCTATTGACTTAATGACAAAAGAGGACAGATGATTACATAAAGTTGTTATCTTGCTACCTTTTTCAGTAGTTTCAGAAGAACTCACCTATTGCATGTCACAAAATATTTTGGCAAAATAACAAGTAAAGTAATTGTTAAAAAGAAGGGATTCGTATAATGTCCTGACACAGGTCTGAGCTATTCTGAAGTACCACAAAATAATGAGTCAGCAATTTTAAGACATTCGTCATGAAAACTGATACACGAGGCTATGACATTTTGTCAAACAAAAATACTACAATTTCCCATTAGAGAGTCCCACTAACAGTATTGCTCTGTTATTACTTCCTTCAAGTCACAGGTGTAATAATTCACTATTAAGATGCTTCTTAAATGTCATTATGCTGGCTTCTTTATGCATCCTCTTGTCAGGAAAGGGCAAATCCAGATCACATAGTCTTCATGTCAAGAAATGAAGAAATCCAATTCCATTTCCAAGGACTAGCACACTAACTGTCAAGGTACCAACAGCTAAGGAAGTCAGGATACCAAGCAGCAATTGCTCAACCCCCTGTGAGCAAAGCAGTACAACATTCTCACAATATTCCCTTTTGAGATTATCTCCAACTGTAATCTCgaagaaaaatattatattcaaTAAATTTGACCGAGAAAAGTCTAGGATATGTATTAAAATTCAATCTTTAAGCAAACACGTCAGTAGTTTCACCCAGTACTGCATCAATTGCGTAGCACAACTAAGATCATACTTTCACACTAGTACCATTACTATCCATCCAAACTGTGAGCACATAGACCAAATCGTTGTGGATAAGAAATCAGCAGCCCAGATTTCCTTTCTAGCATCAATTGCAATGGGGGGCATCGCAACAGGAGTGATAATGGGCCCATACCGAGATCGTGGTGGTACTCGTAGGGGTTGCGCATCATCCGCTTCATGGCGCTATTGTAATCCTCCATCTTCCTGCCCCCTTCAGCTCCGGCCGTGGAGGAGCGGCACAGGGAAAGTCCAGCACTCCTCCGGTGGGTCCTGCTGCCGCTGGGAGCGCATCCAATGGCGGCCATGGTTGTCCTCCTGCTTCTGATGGTGATGCTGCCGGTCGCCAGACTGCAGGAGGTGGAGAGACGGGCGGtgctcgccatggccgccgtgaTTGCAGGATCCCGAAGTCGAAGTGTGGAGGCTGGAGCTGAAGGAATGAAGAAGCAGGGAAGGAAGGGAAGAGGGGAATGTGTGGGCCTGATTGCCCAGAAGAGGGAAAAgcagggaaggaaggaagggaagaGGGATCAGGGGAATGTGTGGGCTGGAGTCGAGGGGCGTTGCTGCTGGGAGCTGAAGGGTGGGCCGCGGCGGACAGGGAAGCGGTGGGGAGGCCTATAATAGGCCCAGCTCAACAAGTAAAACAATTGGGTATCTGGGCTCTGTGCGCCAAGAAGAATCTGGTCCTCTACATTTAATCTGGTTATATATACTTTACAAGATAAAATATGCATCAGCGGTGGTCGTGCCGGAGTGGTTATCGGGCATGACTAGAAATCATGTGGGCTTTGCCCGCGCAGGTTCGAATCCTGCCGACcacgcctttttttttttggctccttTTGAGTATGCCCCTTTTCGCTGTGGTTAAGCGTGACTGAATGGCCTGATGCATTcgtggaatttttttatttttaaccctttttttatttttaaaaataacctcagcggggTTTTATTCGCGGGgtgacccttttggccgcgccagacctctgccgcgccacatgcactggcgcggcggccccctgccacgctggcgcggcgagtcgcggcgccaggtgggcgctgatgTGGGCGTGCGTTCGCCGCGCCatcccgcctggcgcggcagggcctaCACTAGATcgacgcgccggctcccttcctcctccctccctcctttcttcctcctccagacacaccacacagcagcaccttgcagcgccggcccccgccaccccacccccaaatccaccaaaaAGCCGACGTTTttggtgggggaaagtagtgggaatcgatccctgcttcgtgtggaaggtattcccttacttattctcgtgttttaccgttgcatttggtagatcggaagatgtttaggtgacttagggttaggttagtgatttgaaatttcaatgaaatgcaatggtgttttgtgctagatgatacgtagttcatacgcaattgagtctctgcccgcgatattgacgtgtagaacttgttgaatgcttcgatttaggtatatattcatccaattgtgtggtttacatgacatgtattttttttatatgttcaattaattagtctca
Proteins encoded in this window:
- the LOC117858264 gene encoding homeobox-leucine zipper protein HOX7, giving the protein MPFRIHYMELELSLGNSPAPAKGASTPVLTPTHAGKREDHELVLELGVGTVKRTEQDNQKTQQQPEEDAHNQEEDGEACFHSESPVELSLGCPLLPASAGIGSLNSEECRREFDVSTFVVDGDTVQGRSLSTSSLPMEVPVRQAADQEAAEDEENSGVGGGARKKLRLSKEQSAFLEDSFKEHSTLTPKQKSDLAKRLNLRARQVEVWFQNRRARTKLKQTEVDCEYLKRCCETLAQENRRLQREVAELRALRTAPYPFYGHLPASGFSTARVCPCDNKVITAHHPGITTSSSVVAPPSPVPTLFARPQFGPFTVHPVLRRQPSATS
- the LOC117858273 gene encoding phosphoglucan phosphatase LSF2, chloroplastic codes for the protein MASTARLSTSCSLATGSITIRSRRTTMAAIGCAPSGSRTHRRSAGLSLCRSSTAGAEGGRKMEDYNSAMKRMMRNPYEYHHDLGMNYAVISDSLIVGSQPQTPEDIDHLKNEENVAYILCLQQDKDIEYWGIDFLAILSRCKELGIKHIRRPAVDFDPDSLRSQLPKAVSALEWAISQRKGRIYVHCTAGLGRAPAVAIAYMFWFENVDLNTAYKKLTSIRPCGPNKRAIRAATYDLAKNDPLKEPFETLPEHAFEGIADWERKLIHNRVRALREA